From a single Collibacillus ludicampi genomic region:
- a CDS encoding HD family phosphohydrolase produces MIQSLKRLRQMSFTPKLGQSKWIRATIYGCLLVLLYVLFLGNVTPTQYDYRVGDIALSDIKAPTDAIDQKQTELAREEAARKVPKQYYLDPTVEDKALKSADRLYGALEQVVGDKDKTVSQKIEILKKEGQLPNLSNDVYEKMLGIPPDQISVLHNETNRIIQQFLGKEFDQEAMAGAKDTLSQMLVPLDLSKDARLVIQAVVLQVLQPNMLYDQRATEQMRDKAMREVPEVRINKGELIVKRGQVITEDTLSRLADLKLLSESLNYRIYFGLLGILLFTLAIIEVYLQRVGSKVASDNNLLLLLAIIILLTTSSIKTVGLASSLNETSIGYLAPLAFGTMLVTILFDAPLGVVCAIVFTVLTGLAFDYRFQFLFVGLVSALTGVFAVAKVKHRLVIMRAGFLVAGVNLLAIATVQALLSSTDMGWRGFFQALLFGLVNGLLSAILTIGILPFLESIFGLLTPVSLLELSNPNHPLLRKLLMEAPGTYHHSLIVGNLAETAAEQIGANPLLCRVGAYFHDVGKSKRPVFFIENQMSKENPHDKIAPSLSHLIITSHVRDGLEMQEHYRLPKPIRDICEQHHGTTVLWYFYNKAREQDKSGTVQVDDFRYPGPKPQTKEAAIVMLCDAVEAAVRAMSRPNPNRIEAVIRKIIKDRLNDGQLDECDITLKDLDTLAESFMRTLNGIYHSRIEYPDPPKQS; encoded by the coding sequence ATGATTCAAAGTCTGAAGCGATTGCGGCAAATGTCGTTTACCCCAAAGTTAGGCCAAAGTAAATGGATACGCGCAACGATTTACGGCTGTCTGCTTGTCTTGCTTTACGTACTGTTTTTAGGGAATGTGACACCTACACAATACGATTACCGTGTAGGTGATATTGCTCTGAGCGATATCAAGGCTCCAACGGATGCGATTGACCAGAAACAGACGGAGTTGGCTCGAGAAGAAGCGGCCAGGAAAGTACCGAAACAATATTATTTGGATCCGACCGTCGAAGACAAGGCGTTAAAAAGCGCCGATCGTTTATACGGCGCATTAGAACAGGTCGTCGGTGACAAAGATAAGACTGTCAGCCAGAAAATCGAGATTTTGAAAAAAGAGGGTCAGTTACCCAATCTGTCAAATGACGTTTACGAGAAAATGTTGGGAATTCCTCCCGACCAGATATCCGTTTTACACAACGAAACGAACCGGATTATCCAACAGTTTCTCGGCAAGGAATTTGACCAAGAAGCGATGGCCGGCGCCAAAGATACGTTGAGTCAGATGCTTGTCCCTTTGGATTTGAGCAAAGATGCGCGATTGGTCATACAGGCTGTGGTTCTTCAGGTATTGCAACCGAATATGTTGTATGATCAAAGAGCAACGGAACAGATGCGCGATAAAGCGATGCGAGAAGTACCGGAGGTGCGCATCAATAAAGGCGAGTTGATCGTCAAGCGAGGTCAGGTAATAACGGAAGATACACTTTCGCGATTGGCAGACCTGAAATTACTCTCCGAATCTTTAAATTATCGCATATATTTCGGTCTATTGGGCATTCTTTTGTTTACGCTAGCTATCATCGAAGTGTATCTGCAGCGGGTAGGCTCGAAAGTGGCGTCCGATAACAACTTGCTCTTATTGCTAGCGATCATCATATTGCTTACAACATCGAGCATTAAGACGGTGGGCTTGGCGTCTTCCCTGAACGAAACGTCGATCGGCTACTTGGCTCCGCTGGCTTTTGGCACGATGCTTGTGACTATTTTGTTTGATGCGCCATTAGGTGTCGTTTGTGCGATCGTATTCACAGTCCTCACCGGGCTCGCTTTCGATTACAGGTTTCAATTTTTATTCGTTGGTCTTGTTTCCGCATTGACGGGTGTTTTTGCGGTGGCGAAAGTCAAACACCGGTTGGTCATCATGCGTGCCGGTTTCTTGGTTGCAGGTGTCAATCTCTTGGCGATCGCCACTGTACAAGCCTTACTCTCGAGTACGGATATGGGGTGGCGAGGTTTCTTTCAGGCACTCCTGTTCGGCTTGGTCAATGGCTTATTGTCGGCAATACTAACAATCGGCATTTTGCCGTTTTTGGAGAGCATCTTTGGACTTTTAACACCGGTGAGTTTGCTAGAGTTATCGAATCCGAACCATCCGTTATTACGTAAGTTACTGATGGAAGCCCCCGGGACGTACCATCATAGTTTGATCGTTGGCAATTTGGCGGAAACGGCGGCGGAACAGATCGGTGCCAATCCGTTGTTATGTCGTGTCGGGGCTTATTTTCATGATGTGGGTAAATCGAAGCGTCCCGTATTTTTTATCGAAAATCAGATGTCAAAAGAAAACCCGCATGATAAGATTGCTCCCAGTCTCTCTCACTTGATTATCACTTCGCATGTGCGGGATGGATTGGAGATGCAGGAGCATTACCGATTGCCAAAACCGATTCGCGATATATGCGAACAGCATCACGGGACGACGGTTCTCTGGTATTTTTATAATAAAGCGCGGGAACAGGATAAGAGCGGTACTGTGCAAGTGGACGATTTCCGCTATCCCGGACCGAAGCCTCAAACCAAAGAGGCCGCAATCGTGATGTTATGTGATGCGGTAGAAGCGGCCGTGCGGGCGATGAGCCGTCCCAATCCCAACCGCATTGAAGCAGTGATACGCAAAATTATCAAAGACCGTTTGAATGACGGGCAATTGGATGAATGTGACATTACCTTAAAAGACTTGGATACATTGGCCGAATCTTTTATGAGGACATTGAACGGGATCTATCATTCGCGGATCGAATATCCCGATCCGCCTAAGCAATCGTGA
- a CDS encoding PhoH family protein, translated as MDLLLDKELVTYKISLRDNQEAALLFGPQDTHLKRIEASFQAKFLARGTELTMTGGAEEIDVLKSLLSVLVQLVRKGQKISEREVTYAITMAKQGSAEELLELFTEEIGTNFKGKPIKIKTLGQREYIQAIRKHDIVFGIGPAGTGKTYLAVVMAVSALRKGQVKKIVLTRPAVEAGENLGFLPGDLQEKVDPYLRPLYDALYDVFGSENVQRSLERGIIEIAPLAYMRGRTLEDSFVILDEAQNTTPEQMKMFLTRLGFGSKMVITGDVTQIDLPRGKRSGLNDAARILHSIDEIAFIHLKEQDVVRHHLVQRIITAYQTDDALQRAE; from the coding sequence ATGGATCTTCTGTTGGATAAAGAATTAGTGACATATAAAATCTCGTTGCGAGATAATCAAGAAGCTGCCCTATTATTCGGACCTCAAGATACCCATTTAAAGCGAATAGAGGCGAGCTTTCAGGCCAAGTTTTTAGCACGCGGAACCGAGCTCACCATGACGGGTGGGGCGGAAGAAATCGACGTGTTGAAAAGCCTCTTGTCCGTCTTGGTGCAATTGGTACGAAAAGGACAGAAGATTAGCGAACGCGAGGTTACGTATGCGATCACTATGGCGAAGCAAGGCTCGGCAGAAGAGCTGCTTGAATTATTTACGGAGGAAATTGGAACTAATTTTAAGGGGAAGCCTATCAAGATCAAAACGTTGGGGCAACGTGAATATATTCAAGCAATCCGCAAACACGATATCGTTTTCGGCATCGGGCCTGCCGGAACCGGTAAAACCTACTTGGCTGTAGTCATGGCGGTCAGCGCCTTACGCAAAGGCCAGGTGAAGAAGATCGTTTTGACCCGTCCAGCAGTGGAAGCGGGTGAGAACTTGGGATTTCTCCCAGGGGATCTTCAAGAGAAAGTCGATCCGTATTTGCGTCCCTTGTATGATGCACTCTATGATGTTTTCGGAAGTGAAAACGTGCAGCGTTCCCTGGAACGCGGGATCATTGAGATTGCTCCGCTCGCATATATGCGCGGGCGTACACTCGAAGATTCGTTTGTCATTTTGGATGAAGCACAAAATACAACGCCGGAACAAATGAAGATGTTCCTTACGCGTTTGGGGTTTGGCTCGAAAATGGTGATCACAGGTGATGTAACACAGATCGATTTGCCTCGCGGGAAGCGTTCCGGATTAAATGATGCAGCGAGAATTTTACACTCGATCGACGAAATTGCGTTTATCCATCTCAAAGAGCAAGATGTCGTGCGCCATCATTTGGTACAAAGGATTATAACAGCGTATCAGACAGATGATGCTTTACAACGAGCCGAATAG
- the yqfD gene encoding sporulation protein YqfD, protein MLGRWLWDFIKGYIIVQIYGNRIPELINQATRENILLWEIRYHKDGSVMFKMRRQDFWQLLPHIRRTRTKVRFGRRIGLPFYIKRATHRKTFLIGAGLFVVCLYFLTSIVWNVEIEGTNKLSPETIRAAAKQVGIYRGQWLGRLPDTDILQAELLDKVPELSWVGVSIHGTKVHIQVVEKVPGIKPEPNHPQNIVAKKKGTIRDIFVSKGKATVTRGQLVNPGDMLISGSLGGGTVHVAAKGKVEADVWYTSDVIIPLSTKRMVYTGEHVNKDYLVLGSFPIQIWGYGKPPYPAYNASEDDRTFTIGSFTLPIKWRKVDIKEVHEESVTLTREEARQKALETARADVGTKMGKDGRVIAQKILQEKLEHGKLYVKVWTDVVEDIGKPQTYQQTPAEQSQNQT, encoded by the coding sequence ATGCTCGGCAGATGGCTGTGGGATTTCATTAAAGGGTATATCATCGTACAAATATACGGAAACCGAATTCCTGAGTTAATTAATCAGGCTACGCGAGAGAATATTCTTCTTTGGGAAATCCGGTATCACAAAGACGGCAGTGTCATGTTCAAAATGCGCAGACAAGATTTCTGGCAGCTGCTCCCTCATATTCGCCGTACCCGTACTAAGGTTCGCTTTGGACGGAGGATTGGTCTGCCTTTCTATATCAAGCGTGCGACACATCGCAAAACGTTTCTGATCGGTGCGGGTTTATTTGTAGTCTGTCTGTATTTTCTCACATCGATTGTCTGGAATGTAGAAATTGAAGGTACAAATAAACTCTCCCCGGAAACCATACGGGCGGCTGCCAAACAAGTGGGCATTTATCGAGGTCAATGGCTCGGGCGATTACCCGATACCGATATTTTGCAAGCCGAACTTTTGGACAAAGTCCCCGAATTGTCCTGGGTCGGTGTGAGTATTCATGGGACAAAGGTTCATATACAAGTCGTTGAAAAAGTGCCCGGAATTAAGCCGGAACCGAATCATCCACAGAATATTGTGGCAAAGAAGAAAGGGACGATCCGCGATATTTTCGTCTCGAAAGGGAAAGCGACAGTTACCCGCGGTCAGTTGGTCAATCCGGGAGATATGCTCATTTCCGGATCGCTCGGTGGAGGTACGGTGCATGTAGCGGCTAAAGGAAAAGTGGAAGCGGATGTATGGTATACCTCGGATGTAATAATACCCCTTTCAACGAAGCGTATGGTATATACGGGTGAGCATGTGAACAAAGATTATCTTGTATTAGGTTCTTTCCCCATTCAAATTTGGGGGTATGGCAAACCGCCATATCCTGCGTATAATGCAAGTGAGGATGATCGAACATTCACAATCGGTTCTTTTACCTTACCCATCAAATGGCGCAAGGTGGACATCAAGGAAGTTCATGAGGAGTCGGTGACCTTGACGCGCGAAGAAGCACGTCAGAAAGCTCTCGAGACTGCACGTGCAGACGTGGGGACAAAAATGGGGAAAGACGGGCGTGTGATTGCGCAAAAAATTTTACAGGAGAAGTTGGAGCATGGTAAGCTATACGTAAAAGTATGGACAGATGTTGTTGAAGATATTGGAAAACCTCAAACCTATCAACAAACGCCCGCAGAACAATCGCAGAATCAGACGTAG
- the yqfC gene encoding sporulation protein YqfC, with translation MRTSLSRRLRQAVANLMEIPKDAILDLPRITIIGGLQLYVENHKGIVEFTDHRLRLALNQGEMIILGKHLVVKSIFSKEILIEGEIDGIQYVH, from the coding sequence GTGCGGACATCGCTCAGTCGCCGGCTACGCCAAGCGGTTGCCAATCTCATGGAAATACCCAAAGATGCGATATTGGACCTCCCCCGTATCACGATTATCGGTGGCTTGCAACTATACGTGGAAAATCATAAAGGAATCGTTGAATTCACCGATCATCGTTTGCGTCTAGCATTGAACCAAGGTGAAATGATCATACTCGGCAAACATTTGGTCGTGAAATCCATTTTTTCGAAAGAGATTCTGATCGAAGGTGAAATTGACGGAATTCAGTATGTACACTAG
- a CDS encoding GatB/YqeY domain-containing protein, whose translation MDLRARLDADMKQAMKDKDKIRLSTIRMVRTAIKNAEIDQQKTLSEDEVLAILNRELKQRRDSLQAFESAGRVDLVEAVKQEIDVLMDYLPKQLSEDELTELVRQAIQETGASSKADMGKVMSVLMPKVKGRADGKVVNQLVQQHLQ comes from the coding sequence GTGGATCTGAGGGCTCGCTTAGATGCAGATATGAAGCAGGCGATGAAGGACAAGGATAAGATCCGCTTGTCCACAATCCGCATGGTGCGTACGGCGATTAAGAATGCTGAGATTGACCAACAGAAGACCTTGTCTGAAGACGAAGTGCTTGCTATTTTGAATCGCGAACTCAAGCAGCGGCGTGATTCCCTCCAAGCGTTCGAAAGTGCTGGTCGTGTTGATCTGGTCGAAGCTGTCAAGCAGGAAATCGACGTACTGATGGATTATCTTCCTAAACAATTATCTGAAGATGAATTAACCGAACTTGTACGACAAGCGATCCAGGAGACGGGTGCTTCGTCGAAAGCGGATATGGGTAAAGTCATGTCTGTGTTGATGCCCAAAGTAAAGGGGCGCGCTGACGGTAAGGTAGTGAATCAACTCGTTCAGCAGCACCTTCAATAA